The DNA region tggCTGCTAAAGGCTGGTCGGTTGGCCATTTTAGGGCGATGTCGCGGAGGTTGTAGAGACAATTGGTTGGTGTGACCTATTTTGGGGTGCAGTTCAATGTCAACCCATCATAGTGGTTTGGTTGAGAGATGAAGTGATAAATGCCCCCTGGCATCGTGATGGCTGTAGAGACAATGACTGGCGTGACTTATTCTGAGGTGTAGTACAATGCCAACCCATCATGGTGGAGTATGGTTTGTCTGGTTTGGTTGAGAGATGAAGCAGTAAATACCCTTGAAAAGTAGCCACCCAAACAACTTTTTcaggtaaaaagaaaaagacaacgAACAATAACTAGATGATACGTccaattccttctttttttactgttaaaaaacaacattgttttgacATTAAAATAGGGATTTTGGCCAAAGTTTAATTTGGtcattcttcttttgatttctttcaattttatccttaattgacttcaaacttttaatttaatgcaattttacccttattaaatttcaaaatcagCCCCTAATTTTAGTGccatttcagtttggtccttggtcttgaaTTTATGCAATGAGACCCTCAATTgtccattaaactttcaattttctttaattttacccttgctTTTCGTTAATTGATTCCTTATAGTtcgatgccttttttttttaaacttctaATTGACCATAAAACTCtaattttcttgtgatttttccCCTAAATGCAATTAAAATTAGTCTTTTAAAATGccaatattctcaattaaatccaaATTGGGCTTTCAAACTTagtttttcaccaattaaacctttaataaaattaatttaaccaatttaaagtataattatgtgcctgcacctaattaaatccttcaattggactcaaattaatttttaaacataattaaactttaatttagcctattaaaaatctaatcatGTCCTTCGCCTTAATTTTTAAGTagattcgtccaataatcatttaatttgacattgAATTTACATTATCTCTCCAGTTGTGGGTGTAATGGGGTATAATTAGGCTttcaatttttctaaaattgcaGTTTGATCTTCCTATATGTTTGAAATCCTACCCCAGGCAGCTTTCCCCGCGTTGTCAGTCTCTTtgctaatattatttaatttttttatttttattttggaaagaaaaaggtGAATTTGAGGAATAACCCTGAAATGAGTTATGACAGCAAATATGAAGCCCTAAATctcaaagaaacaaaatgttaaaagttggagttgaaaaaaatattcaatgttaaaaaaatgacttaaaaaacaagattaagCTCACTTAGGCAAACCCGCCGGACACACGATTTAGATCATGGGACGacaataacctaataaaaaggaaaacaaaaaaaatataaagctcaattcccaacaaatctaatgttaaagataaaataaaaaaaataaaatcactttaaaagaaagataaaaaaaataccgatGTCAATCTGGGTAAATGTTGTATATTCGTGACCCGGGCCATGAGACTAACATCACcgcatcaaaaaaatattatgaagagTAATTTCCAActaacccaatattaaaggatgaaatttaaaaaataaaatcaaattaaaaaaaatatctaaagaaaaaaaatatcaattaaaagaataatgaccaaatttaaatttaaaataaaatgaaataaaatgttgagggatgaaattaaaaaataaattcaattaataaaaagatagaagaataaataccaattaaaagaatgcatataaaatatgatataaaactcaaatgaaaacaaatgtcaatggaaaaaaaaagaatacataaaaaaaggattaaaaaagagcaataaaagaataagggttaaattttatataataaacaaatgacatgataatttttaaattttcttaggCTAGTGCAATTTTCGAGAAAAAGATAGAGACAAAAAGGGAGGATAAGAAAAAACCCGCCAGAACCCAACCTTTTCACAACTACAGACACATTTTAGTTCACCAAGAAAAGAGTGGTGTGACACTTTCAATGATGTTGCAAAGATCATTGTTTGACAATCGAGATACAACTCATGTGTCGCTTGAAGGCCGTGAAAGCCTCCTACTCATTGGCAATCTTTTTTCCTTACTTGTTAATCTGAATGCctttttagctttaattttggttttttattttttaattattttatgtttgctaaatttactttaaattttcaaaaataaacatCAACTAAGCATCAAAGTTTACCTAGATGTCACGGGATCCTCGTAAATAGCCAATAAAAGAAGCCCACTtaactatttaattttaaaattgagtaaaATTTTCAAACTGGAATGATTTGCTGGTAATTCGCATGATATATGTGTTAAAGTCATAGTTAGCTGCGGAAAATGCTTGTTCATATTGAAATGTTTGCGGAAAGAAAATAGAACTTTAACCAACCGTGTAATTAAACAAAAAGCTACATGTGTTTCTTGCCAGCTGTGGACTTCTATTATGGCTATGTTATTGGGAAGGACAGGCTTACGATGAgtgttaaaattacaataacatgtctttttctttttctttattttatcgTGATGATctgttttctatttattttataaataaaaattcactctatataaattcaattaaatataattttttaaaatctatttttaaaaaaattataattaaaaacattttgtttttttaaatcccGGCCGCGAAAGCTATTGTAACATTGCTAAAGTACCATGTGCTTGTATCTTAAATCCATTTCGGgccttgatataaaaatatcactacttttatttttttcaaaagagtaataattaatttccttttaccacctcccattaaaaaaaaaaaaaaagcatcacgTTAAGATTATGGCTGTTTACCCCCTCCACCATGCCATATTTTAAACGTTTTCACATTTATCTCTCGGAGCTCCACATTCTGGCAGAGTAAAAATAAAGGGAGCAGGTTTGCTCCCTCTTTGATCTCAGGTTCAAGTCCTGGAAttactcatatgatggccactagaggtttacatggtcgttaacttcagggcctgtgggattagtcgaggtgcgcgcaagctggcccggacacccacgttaaactaaaaaaaaaataaaaataaagggagTTAACTATCTACTAGATATCCCTATAataagaatttgaaattaattttttttttttttgtgagtttAGGTTTTAGCCTTGTGCAAAAGCACACAATaattcatatattatttaatgtatGAACACCTTTTCTTGCTCCTACCAAACTCAAATAGAAGAGGTGAGAGTGAATAAGAAGGATATATATCCCAATCAAAATGATAGAAAACAGGGCCCGCAGGCAGATCAACATGGAAGCTTTCGTTTATTTAACTAGTCCAGCAATTAATTAGCAATAATTTATTGGACTAATGGCCGgaaattagttaaataattaGCAAGTTATGTATAATCAACACTATCGGAGCATATGTTTacttacatatataattaattaataatctaaccttataataatatattctaGCCACTACTTGAACAGCACTTATATTGCAGCATTTTGATTGTTGACACTCCAAGATTTTATGGGAAACATCTCTACATTTTCTTCGTCGACAAATCTCCACTATAAAGTCAAGTCAAGCAAGGAGAAATTAAGGGCTGCCGCTCAAGTTCATCATAAggaattatcattattattattattattattattatttgttttaacatGATAGACCGGTCAATCGTTTAATTATAATGTGAATTAAATGGATACCGTCAATGTAAACACATGCACAGCTCAACGAAAACatatttatgaaaagaaaagcgAATTTCTGCAAGCTACCCTTTAGGGAGtaattattatactttttttttttttttggtgttattCTCACCTCCCCGTTGTTCAtgactattatatatatataaataagaatttaataaatccTCCTTGATCCTAatatttaaacttataaaataaatcatatgtatttatatttaacatGTAGTCTGGATATTATAGATGCCTGGTTACTATATATGATATATcctcgatatatatatatatatatcatttttttatattaatcgtaaaaaaaacctcattgtGCGGAAGAATCTAGAAAGAGTTGTGTCTTTAGTTGACTTGTCTTAAAATATTCAGGTAAGCCCTAggtatattttctaaaatattctcCGAGGAAATCTTCATatggatattattatttttcacttgtAACTTTCTTAAGGTATAACATTATTCTAATTATGTCAATATTATATTCGATGAGAAATCTCTCCGTACATAGAGCCTATTtaatactataataataattttttttatttttttatatatcagtaCATTAGAATCATAGTTGGAgtcttaaattttgttatttaaaaaagagattttaattaaaacgtACAAGAAACCACCATTGAAATCAAGCAATAATGAAGCAATCATAACAGTGAGTCTTGACTTTAACGTGGCCGGTTGTTGTTGTTAGTTTGGTTGACAGAAATGTATATGTGAAAAGCAACACTATTCTTTTGCACCATTATTCTCAGGAGAAGCTTCAATGGGTCAACTTTCCCCATGAAAAATAGTGAATTTCTTGGGATATGATGACTCCAAAAGGTTGAATTCTTGCATGCATTGCTCTGAATATTGTCCTTTTGCCTTTCTAATTGTCTAGCTCGGACCGTCCAtcattctttctttgttttcggtGGCAAGATCTTGGAAAATCAACTCACCACTCAACTCGGCAGCTATATAGAGGAAACCAGATAAGATACTTGCTATGTTGGTTAtatctaaattattaaattcaattccaaTAACTTAACGCAACTGgtttaaaatcttataaatactCAACttattaagataattttcttttattattattgatattagtaTTCGATcagtttatatgtattttaattaattttataaattctgaaAATAACAACTATATAAATCAAAACTCACACTTATAATTACTATGAGTTGAGCAActccttataattttattaataaacaaTTGTTTATGTATACACACATTgtatttctctttttcttttatctatcaATCCGTCAAATCCAAAACCACCACCTACTACATTAATGTTCTCTTTGTGTGTGTATAaagtttcttttctcttattatatACAAATTATATCATTCAACAACTTGCACGAATTGTATATCTAGAATGAAACTTATATCTTATGATCCGTAgctatcaatattattttttcctcgCTCTTAGCAATATTTCAATTTGAATACATGCTTGTATGCGTGTGGAgcgtgattgatttttttagcttttattttttttgatttattttcattatcagTGAAATTGTCATTcggaatttgattttttctccttctttttcaatttatctaTGAATTTAGTGACCGAATATATTAAATAGCCACTCAAATCAAAGTCTAACCTATTAGgtgagtacaaaaaaaaaaaaattatattaatttaccAGCTTGCTCTTTTCAAGAAAAGCCATGAGTGCAGGTTCACtactattttatattattagttttGACATAAAATAGGATAAGAAATAGACCGTTTCTCATCTTCTCTGCCATTCTCGGCTatacacagagagagagagtttctaGGGTTGGTTTTAGGAGATGAGGAAGCGAAGTAGAAGGACAGGGGTAAGGGGTTTTTGGGAAACAAAAAAGGTGCCAGCCATGTCGAGTCAATCCCTGCCGTGCCCTGCCCTGCACGCTGGTTTGAAAATAAACGAATTTCAAATTTCTTCGTTTTCTTCTTTGGCAATCCCTATGCTTTGTTTTCTATTGGACTCACATCGACAATGAAAAATCAGTGGCAAATTCCTcaaataaattggttttttcaagatgtgttttttttcttcagcaactggtttttgttgttgatattaaaaagaataatatatttttgaaaataattttatattatttacatgCAACTTGGATTGCGGCACAGCAAATTTATTTTCAGAGCATTGCCTGATAGTTATAAATCTTTAATGCTTGCTAGCTTCTGATCATAAGAATTTTGTCGTGATTGTGATTGGCGTAGACAACAAAATCATAGCAGTGCCAATTGTGCTTCCTTTGATGCCCTGATGGAATACAAAGAGCGCGTTCCAACATCATGAGGAACACACACGCAAGCTTCATGGAAAATATGCCAAAGTTCAGTCAACAGTACTGTGGATGCTAAAAATTGACCCTTCAAATCTTCATTTTACTCGCAGAAAAACCATAATTAGGTCGGATGATCACATTTTAGTGGCCCTTGCATGGTTTTAATTTGGAATCTCACTGGCAATCGTGTTCATCAGGGCTTAATTTCCCCCCGAATGCTCTAATGATGCTGACAGCATGCATGTACCTTGTGGTCTTATGACTGAAGGTGTTTATTGTTTTGGCTTtaggaaaaatataaaagtcgTCTACTTGCATGGCGAAAACAGCGATTCTTCTATAATATCATCTTGAGGTTTTTCTTAGTGGTTTAAAGGGTTATTTGGGCTGTGTGTTAGTACGTAGAATAGAAtcaatttttagtatttttgtgaTCGATTAACACGGGTAAATTTAGTCTTTGGGTtggtgaatatatatatataaaatagctGTTCACAGGGTAATCACTATAGATCTTTGTAGGGTTAATATCACACAGTTCTCTCGACAGCTAGCCcattaattattagttaatgttcgttttttttttcttcagcacCTGATACATACATATATAGCGTCGTTTTGTGCTTCATCATAGTGATGCTCACATATTTGCTAGTCTTGGCTCCAAAAATCTTAAACAAGCTGTCAATGCCATCATTGTTGAGTAAAAAGTGGGTTCTTCGATTTCAAATTTGGAGATGATTTATACAGATGATTATTGCATGAGCTTTCCAGGGAGCATGAAGATTTCTCGGCAGCATTTCGGAAATTAAAAGTGACTCCATTTATACATAGCCATTGAGTTCCATCATCAAATTTCTGTTAAATTGTTTATAGGTTTTAATCATCATAAAGTCTTGTATATTTTTAGACCAGTGTGAAATGAATGTGGCTAGGATTTGAGATCCTTTTCTAATGAACATCATATACAATATTCTGTCAATCCAAACCATTAATTCGAAAATTATTCATCTAGTTTGTGGttggtttttcaaataattaggTTGGCAGTAGTTAATTTATGTTCTTTATGGGAAGGTCAATGGCCACCCCGAGCATGCAACCTGCTAGCAACAGCTAATCTCCTTTGTTTCCTTGCTTCCCATTTTTGATGGAAATACTTGATCCGAAGGTAATTAACATTGACTTGAGTAATTAGGTTAGTTTTACCGACTCAAATCCGTAGGTCAATGGAAGGCTTAATAACTTTTTAGCTACACAGTAGGAAATAATTACAACTGAGAAACTGTAACTTTTGtgcttaatattttaattactagaTAGAGTTCCGAGCTCGAGACATCTCAGCAAATACTAATTGAGCTATAactgttaattaattagccaATAGGCAAGTTACCTAATCGTGTCTTTATGAAAAGGGTGATTCTTTTCCGAAGTCAAGCGCTATAAAGCTGATAATTGAACTCAAAGTGGATTTTGTTATTATCTTCAAAATCCACCGAAAATGATGTGCCGACCAAGCTATCCAAGTCATGCTTATGACGAGGAAAAATAATTCGTCTTAAAATTAGAACGAACAACTAACATCTTGGAAAAGAAAGGATCAGAAAAGAGTGGGAGAGGAATGAGTGTAGAAAATCCAGAATCAACATAAAGCCTTCATGATGGCAGGTTAGATCTTAAAATCTCCACTCGACATTAATGTAGATGAATATTATCAAAATCCGATATATGTTTCCGAACTTTCAGCCTGTACTAACCCAGAAATTAATGTTCTACCTTGTATATGGTCTCAAATCACATTATTCATGGCTTACGCTTCGTATCATCGAGTAGAAGTCTGAAAATCAGAAATGGTTTCAGTAATTAATCTCTCTAAATATTACCTTTGACTCTAACAATATCACatgaacaaattaaagaaaaacggGTGCTTGATTCTTTAATTAAGCACAAGCTTCTTTcaaaaagatacaaagatttttcGCTGAAGTACTACTAATAcattgattctcattctttacAGACCATGAAGCTCCTCTACCTATAAAAATATGTGCAGGGCCAAGGAGTTCATCAACCCTAAGATATTATCATCTATCAAGAATTCAGACGTTCTGAAATAGGCTTACCAAATTGCTTGCAGCATTCCTCAAGGGCTCCATGTTAGTATTTTGGGCCCTGCTTAGTATCGATTCTCTAGCTcgaatgaaaatattttcttcatcttttcgaACCTGATCTCCTTTCTTTGGACATTTGAGCAAGCTGATATAGGATCCCAAGTCATGAACACATGAGGGGTTTTGCATGTTGAAGAAGTCGAGGACTATTTCAACTCCCACATGTGCATAACATGAACAACTCCATGGAAACTCGTATCTCCctcctaaaaccctaaaattttCGTTGAGAAAAACCCCTGGTAACTTTGTGATGGGGTCATTAACATTTACAATTCTTAAAACTCTTACTCCTAACTCCTCACATCTCTCCTTGAAGCCTAGGTTTCCTACTCTTGGCCCTCCGAAAGAGAAAACCGTTACTGGTATGTCCAGGTTCGGGCCTAGCCTATTCAATCCAAGCTCGGCAATATCATATGCAAGAAGAAGAGCCAGTGAACTTCCCATGCTATGCCCTGACAAGGAAATGCTAAGTTCCTCACCTTTGTACCTGTTTAAGAGCCTTGATACTTCGGATAAGAGCTGTTCGCGGCAGCTTTTTAGTCCGAACTTGTCATCACTTTCATTTGAAGTGTACAGGCTCAAAAAACCAGACTCTACTTTCACGTCTGGGCGTGTATTATTGTGGTCTAGCTTTGCTGGGGTCAGCGAGCTCATGAAATTTGCAATCCACTCTGGGTTTGTCACTGTTCCTCGAAATGTAATGACTATGTCTCTCCTCCCGAGTCTCGTAACTGCATCATCTGAAGATACAGCTACATATCCAACCCAACGCCCGCAAGAGGGTTCATTTTGGATTGGAATGTTGACGTCCGGAGTGGCGTAGATGTACTTGGTGACTTCGTAACCGGGATTTCCCATTCCAACTTCTCTAAACAAGTTCTTCTTGCCATACTTGCAAGTCAAGTATCTCTTGGAGTTGGGGTCGAGATCAAAGGCCTGATAACAAGCAGTGACAAATTCCCCATATCGAATGATCTCTTGCCGGAGAAAAGGGTGCAAGGGTTCGACAAGGCCCTCCCAATTGTTGCAACCTTGAACCTCCCTCCACATGTGAGCCAAAGTAGAGGTTCTAGTAGAGCTAGTTTTGTCTAATTTTGTCGACATGGTTGGTGTTATAGAAGAAACAACAAGCGACTGTGATATAGACGCAGTGGTTTCAGCAGTGCTCTTATTGGGCAAACAAACCTGCCCAATAAAATGAGACCGGGGTACCATGCTCGCTGAATATGCAACATGGTTTACACTTGGATAATTTGGCATCAAAATCTTGGAAGCcattagagaaagagagagagagagggaaggaGGAGGACAGAGGCCTTAGCTATGGAGATTATGTCATGAAGAGAGTAAGAAAAgtggacatatatatatatatatatatatataaagagagagatgaaACAGATAAACAACCACAGAAGGAaggaaatggaaaaagaaaagaaagtaaaggCATGTTTGGCGAGTGTTTGACTGAGAATCATCTTTTCGAAATTccaaggttgttttttttttttttttttttttttttttgtggtcggTTGGGTTGGATTTCACACACTCATATTTCTTATTCATTCCTTCGTTCCTTAGCTGTATATGTTGATTGAGGATGCGAAGAGGTAGCCGGAGCTCGAAAATTGAAACCTCCATATATATCCCTAATTGAGAAGTTGATTTCCACacctcaaaagaaaatattttttttgaaagagaaaattcTTACTTTTGGTACAAATGGTATCTCTCCTCTTTCCGATGAAAAatctttgattgatttattgcGTATTGATTGCCTCATTATATacctcattatatatataaattaatttggggGGAAAGTATTTTAGCAACAGAAATTACTTTCCTTATTTTGACCCTACAAAAAACAATCCATTGACCTAATAATTAAGAggtaattcatttttttttataagaacacAATAGCCATTGACAAATTGATTACAaccaaacttaaatttttactttCGTTATTATTAGTTAAATGACTTAATTAGCTTTCTAAGCAAAACACCATTAACTTTTATTAAGAGgctttttagatatttttattttccaagcataattaaattactaaattgccataaaaagcaacaaaaataaagcttccttcattgtctttttattttgatttttttttttattataatcaagtTAGTTTAAAGATAATGTAGCCTTTTGTAAATGTAAAGtattaatagaaataaaaaatggttgacTAAAGTATGAGAGTGTCctatcatttatatttaaaatccaatttaattctattttttattgttatttatttgttttttttatcttcttttgatTGATTTAGTCCTTGAGCATAAgacttcattttattattatgtcaaatttagttcttattcttttgatatttttaaatcctttcactaattaaattttgtttcaatttcaccctcatcatttgatttgattttatttttttttcattcgaATCTAGCTCATATTCTTTTTActtatgtttattttgttttgaatctttattttattgcattttttattgggccatgattttcaaaaattaacagGAGTTGACTTTAGCTTTTTTAGGctcttttataaattgatttttttaaaaattttatcattcaatatttgatttttatgaaatttattttcgtgcttttttttgctttaatttctATAGAATTATTTAATCTTATGTCTATGGTTATGAGGTTAGTAGGTGAACTTaggttaatttgaattttttttattacttttgttttttaattccatgccttaatttttttttgagattttttcttcgttgatttttttagtttgcctTTTACACATTCAGTCTTGACCTCATGACAATAATCACTAAGTTAAAAGGTTAATATTGGTCGATTTTGGTCTTTTTCtacatcttttttataaaatttttttataattttatctttcaattttttttttttaagagttagtctttgtgtttttttttctcactttttttttcctatgatgTTATCCCAATCTTGTTCTCATGGTCTTTGAGTTAGTGGGTTAACCTTGGTCAACTTagatcttttttcttcattgtttgttttagaattgtttttttaagtttcatacCTCgacttttttaagaattttgctttgttatttttttaggtttgccTACTGCGCAATAAGTATTGGGCTAATGATCATGATTATGAGTTTTGAAGGTAAATAcgagttgactttttttttaggtccattttcaaaaaataaatttaatttcatcattcaacatttaattttttaggaagtggtcttttgtgtttttttgttcacttttatttttatggagtATTTCAATCATGTACATATGATTGTGAGGTTAATTGGTTAATATGGTTTGAtctagatctttttttttttttttttaatttcatcattcaatattgagttgttttataattaaacttcataatttaattcaatttgtttttatttgtgatttttgttaaCCTTATATTGGCAcatataattgttttgtttggttaaataataaattaacaaaaataactaaaagaggtagtgtttttaatttctatgtATCACCTCTTAAAACACCATTCATTATaatagtgctttttttttttttttttttttatctttttgaatctatgtttttttttttttttttttttcatactttaACACTTGATTTACTAGAgattgaatttcatgatttattgcGTTTGTTTTCTATGTGGTTTTCCTAGTCTCCTGATCAACATCACAAGTTTGGTGAATTAATTTAGTTGAc from Populus alba chromosome 14, ASM523922v2, whole genome shotgun sequence includes:
- the LOC118049884 gene encoding galactolipase DONGLE, chloroplastic is translated as MVPRSHFIGQVCLPNKSTAETTASISQSLVVSSITPTMSTKLDKTSSTRTSTLAHMWREVQGCNNWEGLVEPLHPFLRQEIIRYGEFVTACYQAFDLDPNSKRYLTCKYGKKNLFREVGMGNPGYEVTKYIYATPDVNIPIQNEPSCGRWVGYVAVSSDDAVTRLGRRDIVITFRGTVTNPEWIANFMSSLTPAKLDHNNTRPDVKVESGFLSLYTSNESDDKFGLKSCREQLLSEVSRLLNRYKGEELSISLSGHSMGSSLALLLAYDIAELGLNRLGPNLDIPVTVFSFGGPRVGNLGFKERCEELGVRVLRIVNVNDPITKLPGVFLNENFRVLGGRYEFPWSCSCYAHVGVEIVLDFFNMQNPSCVHDLGSYISLLKCPKKGDQVRKDEENIFIRARESILSRAQNTNMEPLRNAASNLVSLFQNV